Genomic DNA from Fimbriimonas ginsengisoli Gsoil 348:
TGTGATGAAGATGGACGCGGATGGGAAGAACCTATCCAAGTTCTATAGCGAGGGCCACGACGTGGCCGCGTTGGGCCGACCAAAGGAGAGCGACCGCATCTTCCTCGTGACCCTGGGCGAAAGCCCGCTCAAGAGCGAGATCACTGTCGTGGAGCCAGACGGGAAGCGGACCCATCACAAAGTGATGCCGAACGGAATGTCGACCCCGAAGGAGTTCGACGCGGCGGGTTTGCCGCTCTATAGCGACGACGGGGGACGAGTGGCGACGTTGGCGAGCGACCGGACGGTGAACCCGGAGCTCTATTCGGTGGAGCCGACGATCAAGCGGTTGACAAAGAGCCAGTTGCCCGAGTTCGAGAAGGTGAAATGGGCGGATTTCAAGGAGGTCACGTTCAAAGCACCGGACGGACGGATGTTGCACGGTTTGCTGATCGCCAGGCCGGGGCTGGACCTCTCCCAGAAGCACCCGGCGTTCATCTCCAACGTCTACGCCAATTCCGGAAAGGCGGCGTGGAGCGGGTTCCTGGAGAACTACGCGGCGATGAACCTGGATATGGTGGTGCTCGCCTTGGATTTCCGGGCGAGCTGGGGTTATGGCGGGGAGTTCAACAGTGGCTACTACCGTCAGATGGGCTTGATCGACGTGGACGAAGCGGTCGCCGCGAAGGAGTATTTGGCCTCTTTGCCGTACGTCCGCGGCGACAGGGTCGGGATCTGGGGCTGGAGCTACGGCGGTTATCTCACCTGCATGTCGTTGCTGACCAAGCCCGGCGTTTTCCACACCGGAGTTGCGGTCGCTTCGGTGACCGATTGGAAGTCGTATAACGAGTGGTACACCCGTCGACGGCTCGGCTTAGTGAAAGACGACCCGAAGATCTTCGAAAAGACCTCGCCGATCACCTACGCGGGGGGCTTGCAGGACAACCTGTTGCTGGTCCACGGCATCATGGACGACAACGTCTTATTCCAAGACACCGCGCGTTTGATCCAGCGGCTGATCGACAACGGAAAGTACTTCGACGAGATGACGTATCCGCGCGACGACCACTCGATCGGCAAAGACACGAGCCGCCCGCACGTCTTTGCAACGATCCTCCGGTACCTATACGGCCACTTGTCGCAGCCGTAGGGGACGTAGATTCACGGGAGGCTGGCCTGGTATTATCACACGTTGCGCGTCGGCATACCCTTGCCGATGCGCTTAGCGACGCTTCATAGGCGGCGCGCCAGGGCGACCCCTTAGGTTCTACGACCAGGGGCAACGCCGTGCGGAAATTCTCCGACGACATGGCGGCGCCTCCAGGGGAAGCGAAGGAGAACTTATGGTTCCAGGAATCCTGGGCACGAAAATTGGCATGACCCACCTCTTTAGCGAGGATGGGCGGATGGTTCCGGTCACGGTTATTCAAGCCGGTCCCGTCTACGTTACGCAGATCAAGACTCAAGACAACGACGGTTACACCGCCGTTCAGGTCGGCTTCGGCGAGGCGAAGGAGAGCAAGCTCACTTTCCCCAAGTACGGCCACCTCAAGAAGGCGGGTCTCACCAAGAATCTGAGGACGCTGAAGGAGTTCCGCATGGACTCCGTCGACGGACTTACCCTTGGCCAAGAGATCAACGCCGGAATCTTTGCGGAGGGTGAGGTCATCACGGTGACCGGCGTCAGCAAGGGTAAAGGTTTCCAGGGAGGCGTCAAGCGGTACCACTTCAAGGGACAGCACATGACGCACGGTTACATGACCCACCGACGTCCGCTCTCGAGCGGTGCGACCGGTCCGCAGCGCGTCTTCAAAGGGATCCGCAAGCCGGGCCGAATGGGTACCGACACGATCACCCAGAAAGGGCTGAAAGTCGTTAAGGTCGACGTCGAGCGAAATCTCGTCCTCGTGGACGGATCCGTTCCCGGCCCGAACGGCGCCCAGGTGACCATTAACAAGGTGGCGAGGTAAAGATGGCACAGCTCGATATCAAGGGCAAAGACGGTAAAACCGTTGGCCAGCACACCCTGAGCGATAAGATCGCCAACGCCAGCGTCAGCATGGTCACCGCTCACCGAACGGTCGTCGCCGAAGAAGCGAACGCCCGCCAGGGAACGCAGAAGGCGAAGACCCGCAGCGAAGTTCGCGGCGGTGGTCGCAAGCCGTACAAGCAGAAGAAGACCGGTAACGCCCGCCAGGGTTCGATCCGAGCTCCGCACTATGCCCACGGTGGAATGGCGCTCGCCGTCGCTCCGCGCGACTACGACAAGAAGGTGAACAAGAAGGAGCGGCGCGCCGCGATTCTTGCCGCCCTCGGCGCGCACTTCGAAGCCGGAAACGTTAGCATCGTCGACAGCATCACGTTCGCCGCGCCGAAGACCAAGGACGCGACCGCAATGCTCGAGGCGCTTGGCCTCAACGGTCAGCGCCGGCTGCTTATCGTGCTCCCCGAGTACGACGAGGTGGTGCTGAAGTCGTTCCGCAATCTTCCGAACGTGACCGTTCGCACGGCTCCGGCGAGCACCGCCGGCGGCGCCGAGGCGCCGAAAACCGCGGTCTTCTCGACTCGCGACCTGCTGTTGGCTCACAAGCTGATCGTGGTTCAAGAGGCGCTTAGCCGCATCGAGGAGGTTTGGGCGAAGTGAAGAACCCGCACAACATTATTCTGCGACCGCACATCACGGAGAAGTCGGTCGGACTGTCTTATGGCGACGATCAGGGAGCGCTCAAGCGCCTCCGAAACGAAGCCAAGAAGGCGGCTCCCGGCGACAAGAAAGCTCGCGAAGTGCAGGTAACCGACGAAGATCTCGTCCGCAAGTACACGTTTATCGTGGCTCGCGACGCGAACAAGATCGAAATTAAGAGCGCCATCGAGGCGATCTACAACGAAGGCAAGAAGGCCGACCAAGCGATCTCCGTGACCGCGGTCCGCACCGTCAAGGTGCTCGGTAAGAAGCGAAAGCGCGGACAGCGCAGCAGCGGCTTCGAGCCGGATCGTAAGAAGGCGATCGTAACGCTTGCGAAGGGCCAGATGCTCGAGGATTACGGAGTCTAAGATGCCAACTCGACAGTATAAGCCGACCTCGCCAGGCCGACGCCATATGATTGGCGCGACCTATTCCGAGGTCACCGCAAGCAAGCCGGAAAGGTCGCTGCTTAAGGCTAAGCCAAAGAGCGGCGGCCGCAACAGCTACGGCCGTATCACCTCGTTCAACCGAGGCGGCGGCAACAAGAACAAGTACCGCATGATCGACTTCAAGCGGGATAAGGACGGCGTACAGGCCAAGGTCGCGACGATCGAATACGATCCGAACCGAACCTGCCGAATCGCGCTGCTCCACTATCTCGACGGTGAGAAGCGATACATCCTCGCGCCGAAGAACCTGACGGTGGGCACCCGCGTGGAGAGCGGTCCGGAAGCGGACATCCTCCCGGGGAACGCGCTTCCGCTCAAGAACATTCCGCTTGGCACGCTCGTTCACAACATCGAGCTTCAGCCGAAGCGCGGTGGGCAGATGGTCCGGTCCGCCGGAACCGCCGCCCAGGTTATGGCCAAAGAAGGGAACTACGTGACCCTTCGCTTGCCGAGCGGCGAGATGCGGATGGTGCACAACACCTGCCGCGCCACCGTCGGCGAAGTTGGCAATGCCGAGCACGAGAACGAGTCGATCGGTAAGGCCGGTAAGAACCGCGGCCTCGGCCGCAAGCCGCACGTTCGTGGCGTCGTCAAGTCGCCGCGAGACCACCCACACGGTGGTGGTGAGGCGAAGTCGCCGGTCGGACGCAAGAAGGGTCCGGTCGACCGCTGGGGCAACAAGGCGCTGGGTCAGAAGACTCGCCGCAACAAGTCCAGCCAAAAGTTCATCGTCCGCCGCCGAACTTCCAAGTAAGGCGCGAGCGTTTCATTACAGGCGTCCCGAGTTTCTCGGGACGCCTGTTTTGTTTTTGCGGAGGCGGTTGGCAGTCCGGAGGTAGCACCGGCTCCCAGCCGATGACCGCCGCTCCGCCGGCGGGGCAGAGCTGGAGCTCTGCGGTCCGTATGGGATTAGAGGCCGACGCCGGTGTAATGCCTTAGGCCCTTTCTCCACAGGAATTTGGCGGCGGCGTAGGCGATGACGATCCAGATGCACT
This window encodes:
- the rplB gene encoding 50S ribosomal protein L2, translating into MPTRQYKPTSPGRRHMIGATYSEVTASKPERSLLKAKPKSGGRNSYGRITSFNRGGGNKNKYRMIDFKRDKDGVQAKVATIEYDPNRTCRIALLHYLDGEKRYILAPKNLTVGTRVESGPEADILPGNALPLKNIPLGTLVHNIELQPKRGGQMVRSAGTAAQVMAKEGNYVTLRLPSGEMRMVHNTCRATVGEVGNAEHENESIGKAGKNRGLGRKPHVRGVVKSPRDHPHGGGEAKSPVGRKKGPVDRWGNKALGQKTRRNKSSQKFIVRRRTSK
- a CDS encoding uL23 family ribosomal protein; this translates as MKNPHNIILRPHITEKSVGLSYGDDQGALKRLRNEAKKAAPGDKKAREVQVTDEDLVRKYTFIVARDANKIEIKSAIEAIYNEGKKADQAISVTAVRTVKVLGKKRKRGQRSSGFEPDRKKAIVTLAKGQMLEDYGV
- the rplD gene encoding 50S ribosomal protein L4 codes for the protein MAQLDIKGKDGKTVGQHTLSDKIANASVSMVTAHRTVVAEEANARQGTQKAKTRSEVRGGGRKPYKQKKTGNARQGSIRAPHYAHGGMALAVAPRDYDKKVNKKERRAAILAALGAHFEAGNVSIVDSITFAAPKTKDATAMLEALGLNGQRRLLIVLPEYDEVVLKSFRNLPNVTVRTAPASTAGGAEAPKTAVFSTRDLLLAHKLIVVQEALSRIEEVWAK
- the rplC gene encoding 50S ribosomal protein L3, coding for MVPGILGTKIGMTHLFSEDGRMVPVTVIQAGPVYVTQIKTQDNDGYTAVQVGFGEAKESKLTFPKYGHLKKAGLTKNLRTLKEFRMDSVDGLTLGQEINAGIFAEGEVITVTGVSKGKGFQGGVKRYHFKGQHMTHGYMTHRRPLSSGATGPQRVFKGIRKPGRMGTDTITQKGLKVVKVDVERNLVLVDGSVPGPNGAQVTINKVAR
- a CDS encoding prolyl oligopeptidase family serine peptidase; amino-acid sequence: MISTSRGGVRRVFLLPFLALLVSVGFGQSLPKADIPIERFYQYPLINGRSPSNPKMSPDGSKIVFGWNETGARKLDLWSLQYPSGKKQRIVDASKITDLPRQDDTRTDQEKSEAILYDGGITGADWSPDGDELMFSYKGRVWLTQPDGSELHPIVDGQSGIASPQFTPDGKYISYVSGQNLFRLDRHSGAVKQLTFISKPNTKIESATWSQDGKTIAVTWSDSSKEGKHVMMDFSKDRATVVNIQREWNGDLNVDNQIGLIPADGGIIRFVSGLPRYLWLKDVEWSPDGSKLAIAWIKDDFKEFTISVVDPAKAEKADVYNEKAPMNYITDWRPLVWTKDGESILFGTDIVDGRFGYRSVMKMDADGKNLSKFYSEGHDVAALGRPKESDRIFLVTLGESPLKSEITVVEPDGKRTHHKVMPNGMSTPKEFDAAGLPLYSDDGGRVATLASDRTVNPELYSVEPTIKRLTKSQLPEFEKVKWADFKEVTFKAPDGRMLHGLLIARPGLDLSQKHPAFISNVYANSGKAAWSGFLENYAAMNLDMVVLALDFRASWGYGGEFNSGYYRQMGLIDVDEAVAAKEYLASLPYVRGDRVGIWGWSYGGYLTCMSLLTKPGVFHTGVAVASVTDWKSYNEWYTRRRLGLVKDDPKIFEKTSPITYAGGLQDNLLLVHGIMDDNVLFQDTARLIQRLIDNGKYFDEMTYPRDDHSIGKDTSRPHVFATILRYLYGHLSQP